The following proteins are encoded in a genomic region of Colletotrichum higginsianum IMI 349063 chromosome 9, whole genome shotgun sequence:
- a CDS encoding HET domain-containing protein, producing MRLLQRDNANNYTLTADLRADDAPPYAILSHTWGADEVVHEDVEKNLNDWQRKSGYDKIRFCADQAKRHGLQHFWVDTCCIDKSDAVEFQTAINSMFKWYRGAKRCYVYLSDVSCPSISDPPPGITTCEAALRGSRWFTRGWTLQELIAPQLVEFYSKEGAFLGDKRSLEAIIRDVTGIPARALRNTPLSSFTISEREAWARNRETKHEEDMV from the coding sequence ATGCGGCTGTTACAACGCGACAACGCCAATAACTACACCCTCACGGCCGACCTGCGCGCTGACGATGCTCCTCCATACGCAATCCTTTCCCACACCTGGGGCGCTGATGAGGTCGTCCACGAAGATGTCGAAAAGAACTTGAATGACTGGCAACGGAAATCTGGCTACGATAAGATCAGATTCTGCGCCGATCAGGCCAAGAGACATGGCCTGCAGCATTTCTGGGTAGACACCTGTTGTATTGACAAATCCGATGCTGTCGAATTTCAGACTGCAATCAATAGCATGTTCAAGTGGTACCGTGGCGCGAAACGATGCTATGTTTACTTGTCCGACGTTTCCTGTCCTTCTATTTCTGATCCGCCGCCAGGCATCACGACGTGTGAGGCTGCGTTGCGAGGCAGTCGCTGGTTCACACGAGGCTGGACACTTCAAGAGCTCATCGCCCCTCAACTCGTCGAGTTCTACTCCAAGGAAGGGGCCTTCTTGGGCGACAAGAGGTCGCTGGAGGCGATCATACGCGACGTGACGGGGATTCCAGCTAGGGCTTTGCGTAACACACCATTGTCTAGCTTTACGATCTCGGAACGAGAGGCGTGGGCACGCAACCGGGAAACAAAGCATGAGGAAGATATGGTGTAA
- a CDS encoding Exo-1,3-beta-D-glucanase: MLATAALPAMLLTDAVDNMRQIAKAGEEIIERERKQNILFWLNMVLMMIPAAGQVASSLGRVAIAVALRVVGEAATAALTLYELVDDPKNALMTMLGFFLGGGVSRQPFREAAAIRRGMPKSQFEKLPPRIRTDLGRIQTVRNVCRARS, from the coding sequence ATGCTGGCCACCGCGGCCCTGCCGGCCATGCTCCTgaccgacgccgtcgacaacATGCGCCAGATCGccaaggcgggcgaggagatCATTGAGCGCGAGCGCAAGCAGAACATCCTCTTCTGGCTCAACATGGTCCTCATGATGATCCCCGCGGCCGGACAGGTGGCCAGCAGCCTGGGccgcgtcgccatcgccgtcgccctccgCGTCGTGGGCgaggccgccaccgccgccctgaCGCTGtacgagctcgtcgacgatccAAAGAACGCCCTGATGACCATGttgggcttcttcctcggcggcggcgtctcgcGCCAGCCCTTccgcgaagccgccgccatccgccgCGGCATGCCCAAGTCGCAGTTCGAAAAGCTGCCGCCCAGGATCAGGACGGACCTGGGGCGCATCCAAACCGTTAGGAACGTGTGCCGCGCGCGTTCGTAG
- a CDS encoding Exo-1,3-beta-D-glucanase, with translation MFVKSSCLWLLVAALGASSSPLSGPTSQPVAVGTSPASISTFIDDFVNQWKSSHPDLDSAELQRVLVSAEQAKVSLLSTTSGELEERSPLKRDLHPTSPAPPVPPFVPRHRRQLQTAGNSTSEIWGANSTVLEARSLVRKAQQEASARNKERFANPRTNAYWAKHGSGAAGLRARADDVAAFAINETIAVAAAIVAEADYAHNVPVEYPPLPDDIRQLKEQMFGPAGADAGASAAAGSLGKRALSTFWMEDISHTGKVPFGGSANDGYKVFRNVKDYGAKGDGKTDDTEAINRAMSDQNRCGNNCGASTVKPAIVYFPSGTYLVSTPIIAYYNTQMIGNANVRPIIKAAKSFTGLSVISVDEYTGGNGGAEQWYINQNNFLRQLRNFIVDVQDADMDDVAGLHWQVAQATSIQNVDFYQSPSTDKHHMGIFAENGSGGFMGDMTFFNGEIGIRCGNQQFTSINMVFVGCRTGIDMLWDWGWTWKGLLMSTTENGIRMSGDYRGGSIIVMDSFLLGMSKGISVSTPVGNTPSEKFTITLDNVEVFGVGKAVDHETDGAQLEGGSRVIRSWVVGKVYDEKNPSGTYQSGPLSALHPTEGSLMKGGAYYRRQKPQYENLVASDFINAGTLAKGDGVTDDTFALSINLALAAVTRRPLYIPFGSYLVKSTLQIPVGSVIVGECWAQIVANGESYSDADSPYTMLRVGDWGEKGSVEIQDLVFTTKGPTPGAVLMEWNMAEDLQGSAAMWDSHFRIGGAMGTGLTAADCPKLTGTINPKCVAGSMLLHMTGGSSGYLENVWAWVADHDFDSGPAQTQIDIYVARGILIESKGGPVWLYGTASEHCVFYQYLLLGAQDVFMGNIQTESPYYLPKPKAPAPFTDQVGLFNGDPDFSDCPESEPHCAAAWALMISGSTNVHIFGAGLYNWFDDYTQDCIDTQTCQKHLVHVEESGQIWFYNLYTIGSANMIDAEGSDPIPAKDNINTNEHPFTSVINAWLLSSSGSGNVDNDLADQVILGTMLPPCPSKYTTLEDVEKSKSSIPQHCVDKYLLQTQLNTLGTALSDYNSILRDGYDDKFKAYQRSVLQQVPDQINKFMEGAQASGNWTCTETRTVICCRGCQNHAACTNPMCDFSTDCKPGTTKKTTTVNCPASISNNLREQLPVPVETTYTLKNEQGFWEGLMAAYGIPQDWVNIGERLAYFGKGCEGVAGDRTSPDTSTECFKKSSVYWHNFPTMKPGAAMDDPKDSVSKSYDTFKNIYDRATVSLGFAQ, from the exons ATGTTCGTCAAGTCTTCCTGTTTATGGCTGCTGGTAGCAGCTCTGGGCGCAAGCTCTTCGCCACTGTCTGGCCCTACCTCCCAGCCTGTGGCGGTCGGCACAA GTCCTGCCAGCATCTCAACCTTCATAGATGACTTTGTCAACCAATGGAAGTCCAGCCATCCAGACCTCGATAGCGCCGAGCTTCAGAGGGTCCTGGTATCAGCCGAACAAGCCAAAGTCTCCCTCTTGAGCACGACTTCTGGGGAACTGGAGGAACGCTCACCTCTGAAACGGGACTTGCATCCCAcatcgccagcgccgcccgTGCCACCCTTCGTGCCGCGGCACAGGCGTCAGCTCCAGACGGCGGGCAACTCGACAAGTGAGATATGGGGTGCCAACTCGACCGTCCTGGAAGCCAGGTCGCTTGTCCGCAAGGCCCAGCAGGAGGCCAGCGCCCGAAACAAGGAGCGCTTCGCCAATCCACGCACAAACGCGTACTGGGCCAAGCATGGGTCCGGCGCAGCCGGCTTGCGCGCCCGCGCAGATGATGTCGCTGCCTTTGCCATCAACGAGACCATCGCCGTTGCTGCCGCCATTGTTGCCGAGGCAGATTATGCCCATAATGTCCCCGTGGAGTACCCGCCTCTTCCCGACGACATCAGGCAGCTCAAAGAGCAGATGTTTGGTCCGGCCGGGGCTGACGCCGGGGCTAGCGCTGCTGCGGGCAGCCTCGGCAAGAGGGCTCTGTCGACCTTCTGGATGGAGGACATCAGCCACACGGGCAAGGTCCCCTTCGGCGGTTCCGCCAACGACGGGTACAAGGTGTTCCGCAACGTCAAGGACTACGGCGCCAAGGGCGACGGTAAGACGGACGacaccgaggccatcaacaGAGCCATGAGCGATCAGAACCGCTGTGGCAACAACTGCGGCGCCTCCACGGTCAAGCCGGCCATCGTCTACTTTCCCTCGGGCACCTACCTCGTCAGCACGCCCATCATTGCCTACTACAACACTCAGATGATTGGAAAC GCCAATGTCCGGCCTATTATCAAGGCGGCCAAGTCTTTTACCGGCCTCAGCGTCATCTCTGTGGATGAGTACACGGGCGGCAATGGAGGCGCGGAGCAGTGGTACATCAACCAG AACAACTTTCTTCGTCAGCTCCGCAATTTCATAGTGGACGTCCAAGACGCAGACATGGACGACGTTGCCGGTCTCCACTGGCAAGTGGCCCAGGCTACTAGCATCCAGAATGTCGACTTCTACCAGTCCCCGTCTACCGACAAGCACCATATGGGTATCT TCGCAGAAAACGGGAGTGGTGGTTTCATGGGCGATATGACCTTCTTTAATGGCGAGATTGGCATTCGAT GTGGAAACCAGCAGTTCACGTCGATCAACATGGTCTTCGTCGGCTGCCGCACCGGAATCGACATGCTCTGGGACTGGGGCTGGACCTGGAAGGGTCTTCTGATGAGCACTACCGAAAACGGAATCCGCATGTCCGGGGACTACAGGGGCGgctccatcatcgtcatggACTCGTTCTTGCTGGGCATGAGTAAGGGTATCTCAGTTTCCACGCCCGTCGggaacaccccctccgaGAAGTTTACTATTACGTTGGACAACGTCGAGGTCTTCGGCGTCGGTAAGGCCGTGGATCACGAAACGGATGGCGCccagctcgagggcggcagccGCGTCATCCGATCCTGGGTCGTCGGCAAGGTTTACGACGAGAAGAACCCCAGTGGCACATACCAGAGCGGGCCGCTGTCGGCTCTGCACCCAACGGAAGGCTCGCTCATGAAGGGCGGCGCATACTATAGGCGCCAAAAGCCCCAGTATGAGAACCTTGTCGCCAGCGACTTCATCAATGCCGGCACCCTCGCAAAAGGTGACGGCGTTACGGACGACACTTTTGCTTTATCAATCAATCTCGCGTTAGCAGCTGTCACACGTCGTCCGCTGTACATCCCCTTCGGGTCGTACCTTGTGAAATCCACTCTGCAA ATTCCGGTCGGGTCCGTGATCGTAGGCGAGTGTTGGGCCCAAATCGTCGCCAACGGAGAGTCTTACAGCGACGCTGATTCCCCATACACTATGTTGCGGGTCGGGGACTGGGGCGAAAAGGGGAGCGTCGAGATCCAGGATCTCGTCTTCACCACAAAGGGCCCTACACCAGGCGCAGTTCTGATGGAGTGGAACATGGCCGAAGACCTGCAGGGCTCTGCTGCCATGTGGGACTCGCACTTCCGCATCGGCGGAGCGATGGGCACCGGTCTGACTGCTGCCGACTGCCCCAAGCTCACTGGTACTATCAATCCGAAATGCGTTGCCGGGTCCATGTTGCTCCATATGACTGGGGGTTCGTCGGGCTATCTGGAGAATGTGTGGGCGTGGGTGGCGGACCACGACTTTGACAGCGGCCCGGCACAGACCCAGATCGATATCTACGTCGCTCGTGGCATCTTGATCGAAAGCAAGGGCGGCCCTGTCTGGCTCTACGGAACCGCGTCGGAGCATTGCGTCTTTTATCAGTATCTCCTCTTGGGAGCACAGGACGTGTTTATGGGCAAC ATTCAAACAGAAAGCCCGTACTACCTGCCAAAGCCCAAGGCGCCTGCCCCGTTCACGGACCAGGTCGGGCTCTTCAACGGGGATCCCGACTTCAGCGACTGCCCAGAGTCGGAGCCGCACTGCGCAGCTGCCTGGGCATTGATGATTTCAGGGTCAACCAACGTTCATATCTTTGGCGCGGGGTTGTATAACTGGTTCGATGACTACACGCAGGACTGCATCGACACGCAAACCTGCCAGAAGCATCTCGTCCACGTGGAAGAGAGCGGACAGATCTGGTTCTATAACCTCTATACCATTGGGTCAGCCAACATGATTGACGCAGAGGGGTCCGATCCCATTCCGGCCAAGGacaacatcaacaccaacgaACATCCGTTCACCTCCGTCATTAACGCATGGCTGCTGTCTTCTTCCGGATC CGGAAATGTCGACAACGACCTGGCAGACCAGGTTATCCTGGGCACAATGCTCCCACCTTGCCCATCCAAATACACCACGCTGGAGGATGTCGAAAAGTCCAAGTCGAGCATCCCGCAACACTGTGTCGACAAGTACCTCCTTCAGACGCAGCTCAACACCCTCGGCACTGCCCTTTCTGACTATAACAGCATCTTGAGGGACGGGTACGACGACAAGTTCAAGGCCTATCAAAGGTCAGTCTTGCAACAAGTCCCAGACCAGATCAACAAGTTCATGGAGGGGGCCCAGGCCTCGGGCAACTGGACCTGTACCGAGACTCGGACCGTCATCTGCTGCAGAGGTTGCCAGAATCATGCGGCGTGCACGAACCCCATGTGCGACTTTTCCACCGACTGCAAGCCCGGCACCACCAAGAAGACAACTACCGTCAACTGCCCTGCGTCCATATCAAACAACCTACGCGAGCAGCTGCCGGTCCCCGTCGAGACGACCTACACGCTCAAGAACGAGCAGGGCTTCTGGGAGGGCCTGATGGCCGCGTACGGCATCCCGCAGGACTGGGTCAACATTGGGGAGCGGCTTGCGTACTTTGGAAAGGGCTGCGAAGGCGTCGCAGGCGACAGGACGTCGCCGGACACCTCGACCGAGTGCTTCAAGAAGTCATCCGTCTACTGGCACAACTTCCCGACGATGAAGCCGGGCGCGGCCATGGACGACCCCAAGGACAGCGTCAGCAAGTCTTACGACACGTTCAAGAACATCTACGACCGCGCCACCGTGTCCCTCGGGTTCGCCCAGTGA
- a CDS encoding CFEM domain-containing protein, which produces MILSSLASAALWLAMMPREAGASAVHLGKRGETPQANVLANTIKSCSYWYDNYEGESCVVVRDYMFAISPETFSRWNPSVGLDCSGWQDWTSYCIQVASEEPPKTTTTTASTTTTVPAQSQTPTAVLTGWNPMGCFIDDHTLATKSTKAGGSSLTVDKCQAACWSEGFRYAGVMSGTECWCGSFVGGDWAANQTSCNVPCPGDAKQTCGGKALLLVFEAQVKTDPLPPISIPSTTSRTTAITSSSTSSRSSSVSLTSSTSTTSSTALPAISSLPACGQTCFLNVINTYSSLGCSTPDPACLCRNVNFGYGIRDCSNAVCGVADASTRTSNCYGWNDNFNFSYKDHFRIFHNRDHKPANLRPDMFQQHACAICIIGMRIP; this is translated from the exons ATGATTCTCTCTTCGCTCGCGTCGGCAGCCCTCTGGCTTGCCATGATGCCCCGGGAAGCCGGGGCGTCGGCAGTGCACCTGGGAAAGCGAGGCGAGACGCCTCAGGCCAATGTGCtggccaacaccatcaagTCGTGCAGCTACTGGTATGACAACTACGAAGGCGAGAGCTGCGTCGTGGTGCGGGATTACATGTTTGCCATCTCCCCCGAGACATTCAGCCGCTGGAACCCGTCGGTCGGTCTCGACTGCAGCGGCTGGCAAGACTGGACCTCGTACTGCATCCAGGTCGCCAGCGAAGAGCCTCCCaaaaccaccaccaccacggcgAGCACCACGACGACTGTGCCCGCGCAGTCTCAGACGCCCACGGCCGTGCTGACGGGATGGAACCCAATGGGCTGCTTCATCGACGACCACACGCTGGCCACCAAGTCGACGAAGGctggcggcagcagcctcaCCGTGGACAAGTGCCAGGCCGCGTGCTGGAGCGAGGGCTTCCGCTACGCCGGCGTCATGTCGGGGACCGAGTGCTGGTGCGGCTCTTttgtgggcggcgactgggCCGCAAACCAAACCTCGTGCAACGTGCCCTGCCCCGGCGACGCGAAACAGACGTGCGGCGGCAaggcgctgctgctcgtGTTTGAGGCTCAGGTCAAGACGGATCCTCTGCCGCCCATCAGCATCCCATCGACCACCTCCCGCACAACTGCTATTACATCCTCAAGCACGTCAAGCAGatcctcgtccgtctcgctcacttcgtcaacgtcgacaacATCGAGCACTGCACTTCCAGccatctcctctctcccAGCCTGCGGGCAAACATGTTTCTTGAACGTGATCAACACATACTCATCCCTTGGATGCTCCACCCCCGATCCGGCATGTCTGTGCCGCAATGTCAACTTCGGCTATGGCATCCGGGACTGCTCCAATGCAGTCTGTGGAGTGGCCGATGCGAGCACA CGCACTAGCAACTGCTACGGGTGGAACGACAACTTCAACTTCAGCTACAAAGACCACTTCCGCATCTTCCACAACCGCGATCACAAGCCTGCCAACTTGCGGCCAGACATGTTTCAACAACATGCTTGCGCAATATGCATCATTGGGATGCGCATCCCCTGA
- a CDS encoding Glycoside hydrolase family 3 → MRNGILALGALAGITSARFIPRQSNGTEKIPAYRNASLCIDERVDDLLARMTLAEKAGQMFHARTYIGNGTLDNTLDGNLDDQVLEDISERSMTHFVLTGAIDDTRNTAEWYNNLQRHAAETGLGIPITISVDPQHGVTTQTAVSFVAKAFSRWPDPMGVAALRSPELTRKYAEVVREEYMAVGIRQALHPQIDLWTEPRWGRGSAGFSEDAALTSQLGVEWIKGLQGDKLGPRSVVATTKHFPGGGPMENGEDSHFEWGKNQTYPGDNFDHHLIPFKAAIAAGTAQIMPYYSRPIGTQWEEVAFGFNKGIVTNLLKEQLGFEGIVVTDWNIVKQRFWGLEEASEKERTRRVIEAGCDIFGGADGFPDLIVELVEEGAITEERIDYSVRKLMKEKFELGLFDNPYVDVEASVKTVNNPYFARLGRELQRRSLTLLTNDGILPLPPSARSAKFYVEGIPEDVMESYGLAVVGTPQEADYALLRLRSPYKPTSIVGPLGEINNGTIEYNSTEKARQSEIYGAVPTVVDIKFNRPPAVPEIVEQASALLVNYGSTPDAFLDVVFGIDGWAPEGKLPVEVPRSQAAADAQFGDVPFDSVDPLFRFGHGLRYTDACTGGCKNRR, encoded by the coding sequence ATGCGTAACGGTATCCTCGCCCTTGGTGCGCTGGCGGGCATCACCAGTGCTCGCTTCATCCCCAGGCAGAGTAATGGCACCGAAAAGATCCCGGCATATCGCAACGCCTCCCTCTGCATAGATGAGCGGGTGGACGACCTTCTGGCCCGCATGACGCTGGCCGAGAAAGCAGGCCAGATGTTCCACGCCAGGACATACATCGGAAACGGCACTCTCGACAATACCCTTGACGGCAACCTCGACgaccaggtcctcgaggacATCAGCGAGAGGTCCATGACTCATTTCGTACTGACGGGAGCTATCGACGACACAAGGAACACGGCTGAGTGGTACAACAACCTGCAGAGGCACGCCGCCGAAaccggcctcggcatccccATCACCATCTCGGTGGACCCTCAACACGGCGTGACCACGCAAACAGCCGTGTCATTCGTGGCCAAGGCCTTCTCTCGTTGGCCCGACCCGatgggcgtcgccgccctgcgcTCGCCCGAGCTGACCCGCAAGtacgccgaggtcgtccgCGAGGAGTACATGGCCGTCGGAATCCGCCAGGCGCTTCATCCCCAAATCGACCTGTGGACAGAGCCCCGATGGGGCCGCGGCAGCGCCGGCTTCAGCGAGGATGCTGCTCTTACCAGCCAGCTCGGCGTTGAATGGATCAAGGGGCTGCAGGGCGACAAGCTTGGCCCTCGCTCCGTGGTCGCTACTACAAAGCACTTCCCCGGCGGTGGTCCCATGGAGAACGGGGAAGACTCGCATTTTGAGTGGGGGAAGAACCAGACCTACCCGGGCGACAACTTCGACCATCATCTGATCCCCTTCAAGGCGGCtatcgccgccggcaccgcccaGATCATGCCCTACTACTCCCGCCCCATCGGCACGCAGTGGGAGGAGGTTGCCTTTGGCTTCAACAAGGGCATCGTCACGAACCTGCTGAAGGAGCAGCTCGGTTTCGAAGGCATCGTTGTCACGGACTGGAACATTGTCAAACAGCGCTTCtggggcctcgaggaggctTCCGAGAAGGAACGCACGCGGCGCGTGATCGAAGCTGGTTGCGACATctttggcggcgccgacggcttcCCGGACCTGATCgtcgagctggtcgaggaggGAGCCATCACCGAGGAGCGAATCGACTATTCGGTGCGCAAGCTCATGAAGGAGAagttcgagctcggcctATTCGATAACCCCTacgtcgacgtcgaagcCTCTGTGAAGACCGTCAACAACCCCTACttcgcccgcctcggccgggaGCTGCAGCGTCGTTCCCTGACCCTCCTTACCAACGACGGCATCCTGCCCCTTCCGCCCTCTGCCCGATCGGCCAAGTTCTATGTGGAGGGAATCCCCGAGGATGTCATGGAGTCCTACggccttgccgtcgtcggtaCTCCCCAGGAGGCCGATTACGCCTTGCTGCGACTGCGCTCCCCTTACAAGCCCACCAGCATCGTCGGGCCCCTGGGCGAGATCAACAACGGTACCATCGAGTACAACTCGACGGAGAAGGCGCGGCAGTCCGAGATCTACGGCGCCGTCCCTACCGTGGTGGACATCAAGTTCAACCGGCCACCTGCCGTACCGGAGATCGTCGAGCAGGCGTCCGCGCTGCTCGTGAACTACGGCTCGACCCCCGATGCCTTTCTCGATGTCGTCTTTGGCATCGACGGGTGGGCCCCCGAGGGAAAGCTACCCGTTGAGGTGCCCCGATCCCAAGCTGCCGCGGATGCCCAGTTTGGGGACGTGCCCTTTGACAGCGTCGACCCGTTGTTCAGGTTTGGGCATGGATTGAGGTATACTGATGCCTGTACGGGCGGGTGTAAGAACAGGCGATAG
- a CDS encoding WW domain-containing oxidoreductase, which yields MSRYAEAHAKPNGPGDGRPTALQIIKDEGVEGKLKDEAIVITGTSSGIGIETTRALATTGATLFLTARNVAKAQAALAGIFEPSHMEIIEMDQESLSSVRAAAAAILAKTSKIHLLVNNAGIMAIPELRLTADGHELQFGTNHLSHFLFYKLLEPALLAAASSDLPSRVVNLSSSAHNVHGINDPDNYDFQKGGYDASVAYGQSKTANIYMANEIERRYGSRHLHATSVHPGIVQTGLTQHMPPDAFKGMEFLYPTMKSVEQGAATSVWAAVGKAWEHEGGKYLVNCAVAEPYAEGDDKFSALGYAPHAYDVEKARRLWSDSLKIVGFPDEE from the coding sequence ATGTCACGCTACGCTGAAGCCCACGCTAAGCCAAACGGCCCTGGCGACGGGCGCCCGACGGCCCTTCAAATCAtcaaggacgagggcgttgaAGGCAAGCTCAaagacgaggccatcgtcatcaCTGGTACCTCTTCCGGCATCGGTATCGAGACCACTCGCGCCCTGGCCACCACCGGCGCCACCCTCTTCCTCACGGCCCGGAACGTCGCCAAGGCCCAAGCCGCCCTCGCTGGTATTTTTGAACCTTCCCACATGGAGATTATCGAGATGGACCAGGAAAGCCTCTCTtccgtccgcgccgccgccgccgccatcctcgccaagACCTCCAAAATCCATCTCCTGGTGAACAACGCTGGCATTATGGCTATCCCCGAACTCCGCCTaaccgccgacggccatgAACTCCAGTTCGGCACGAACCACCTATCACACTTTCTGTTTTACAAGCTTTTGGAACCTGCCCTCCTTGCTGCGGCCTCTTCCGACCTCCCGTCCCGCGTTGTTAATCTCTCATCCTCCGCCCACAACGTCCACGGGATCAACGACCCCGACAACTACGACTTCCAGAAGGGCGGCTATGACGCCAGTGTGGCCTACGGCCAATCCAAGACGGCCAACATTTACATGGCCAACGAGATCGAGCGCCGCTATGGGTCGCGCCACCTACACGCCACGAGCGTCCACCCTGGCATTGTCCAGACGGGGCTGACCCAGCACATGCCTCCGGATGCCTTCAAGGGGATGGAGTTCCTGTACCCGACCATGAAGAGTGTTGAGCAGGGTGCCGCAACCTCAGTGTGGGCGGCTGTCGGCAAGGCATGGGAGCACGAAGGCGGCAAGTATCTTGTCAACTGTGCCGTGGCGGAGCCGTATGCGGAAGGGGATGACAAGTTTTCTGCGCTCGGGTATGCCCCGCACGCCTATGATGtggagaaggcgaggaggctATGGAGCGACTCGCTCAAGATTGTAGGATTCCCGGACGAGGAGTAA